The genomic segment AGGGCAGTGCGGTCCTGCTCTGGGGAGATGCCAGTGCTGCGCCGGGCGGATGGAGGGGAGGCCCCACACAGCTGCCACGGAGCACCAGCACTTTATTGCAGGGCAGAGAAGCACCACACTGCCCGCGGCACACCAGGTACCTTCCATCCCTTCCTCTGCCAgcaccctgtgcccaccccgCCGCTAACACGTGCGTAagggccgtgccgtgccggtGACACTGAACCGGGCACTCAGCACCTCCGAGGGCGCCCGTGTCTTCTGTCCCGGCTGCTGCCCTCCGGCGAACAGGGTGAAGGTGCCGGGCTCCAGGCGCCACTCCTGTGCCCAGACGGCGCGCTGCTCGGCCAGCACCTGGAAGAACAGCTTCACCTCCCGGCCCGCCAGCACGGCCACACGGCGGAAAGCCACCAGCTGCCAGCGGGGCACCGGCACGGATGAGCGCTCCCAGCGCAGGTACAGCTGCACCACCTGCACGGAGGGATGGGGACTCAGCACAGTGGGACTCTCCCTTGCAGGGGGAGCTCAGGCATAtctgtgccctgcacagccagatcagggcagagcagctgtgcccacctcCTCGCCGTCCCGCAGTCCTGTGTTCTCCAGCACCACAGACACAGAGAGGTTGGCGCAGACGGGCAGCACTGGGGGGCTCAGCACCAGGTCCCGATAGCGGAAGGTGGTGTAGGACAGCCCGTAACCAAAGGGGTACAGTGGGGCCTCCTGCCCGTAGTAGCGGTACGTCCGTCCCTCCATGGTGTAGTTCTCCATCGGTGGCAcctgtgggacagggcagggctgggtgggcacaggcAAGAACCACAGCCCTgcatcctgcagctgctccagccagcaaggcagggaaaggccaagtgtgccaccagcagccctggcctTACCTGGTGCATGCCTGCTGGCCAAGTGGCCGGCAGCCGACCAGCCGGGCTGGCCCCTGCCTCGCCCAGCAGGACCCTGGCAATGGCCAAGCCCGTGGCCTGGGCAGGGAAGAAGCAGGCCAGGATGGCCCCCACGCCGTCGTGTGCCTGAGCCCAGCTCACGTCCAGGGGCCCCGCGTTGAACAGCAGCAGAACGAGGGGGCGCCCAGCGGCTGCAGGGAGGTGACTGTCACTGACAGGCCGCTagtggcactgctgggatggCCCCAGGGTGTGCCATGGATGGGGAACAACACCTGGGTGGGTTGAGGTCCCTCAGAGCCCCTACCTGCCTgcacagcatcctgcagcagctccagctggtgccctggcagggacaggtcACTCCGGTCTTTCGCCTCTGTCTCCACATCTACCCCTGGGTGGGGACAGCCAAGGGAGAACCCCTTACGCCCctgtgggcacacagggcagaggggcacCGACTGCCTCAGAGGTGGCTCATGGGCAGCCCCTCTCTCCCAGAGCACTCCcctgcctctggcagtgcccacccAGTGCCCTCCCACTCCCACCTACCTGTGCCCAGGCAGACCAGCACCACGTCAGCTGCCCCCACcaccctcagcagctctgcccgTGAGTACTGCTTGCACCGTGGCTCGCTGCAGCCCGCTGCAAAGCTGACATTGGCCCCCAGCATCTCCAGCCCCCTCCTGCACCAGGGAAGAGAAcacaggggcagctgtgccccagggtCGGGGCACAATGGGAACAGCCCCCTTGCCTGGCCACCAGCCAAGGGccaagcagctccagcagcagccctggacaGTGCCCAGAAGAGGGGAACAGTGACTAGGAGAGGGGGACATGAGGTGGGACCACGCTGTCTCACCGGGGAGTGTAGATGTACTGAGGCTCCGGCACCGGTGCATAGTCCCCAAACAGTACCCGGGGATTGTCAGCAAAGGGACCAACAACCTGCAGAAGGCAGAGGGGTGAGGGTGGGCACCAGCAGCCCTGTGACACCTGGGCTGGACTCAGCATGTTCCCCTGCCCACCCCCTTGCAGGGGCTCACCGCGAGGTGCTGGCTGGAGAGGTCCTGGGCCCGCAGGGGCAGTGTCCCCCGCACATtcttcagcagcacaaagctctTGACAGCAGCTTCCAGTGAGAGGTTGCGGTGCTCGGGGCTCTGCACCACACTCAGGTCCAGGGAGCTGTAGGGGTTCATGGCTGGGGGGTCAAACTCCCCCAGTCGCATCCGTGTGTAGAAGAGGGGCCAGACTCGGTCGCGCAGCATCTGTGGAGACCCCAACACCTCAGCTGTGCttggcagggacagcccaggctcTCTGCCCACACCCCTGGTCCTGCTCCCCTCAGCTCACCTGCAGCGTGATGTTGCCCATGGCCAGAGCCTGAGGGATGCGCATGAACACATTGTTCCTCATGCCATAGGAGAGCTCCAGGTTGCAGCCAGCGTTCACCGAGGCTGCCGTgccagggagaagggagaactCCCATCATGGCTGTGTCATGCCTGGGGACTGACCCCATGCCCAGCCCCTGAGCTCACCAACCGCTGTCTCCAGGAAGCTGTGTGTGTAGTGGTGCCCCAGCATGATGAGCTCCACAGCCCCCTCGTCGCTCACCACGTAGCCATCAAAGCCCCACTCGCCACGCAGGATGTCCGTCAGCAGCTTCTTGTTGGCACAAGCAGGGACACCGTTGATCCTGTTGGAgaggggatggggcagccaggagagcGGGGCATTGGCCATGCCaagggcagcccagcccaggtggcCCCTGCCACGCTCCACACCTGTTGTAGCTGCACATGAAGCTGTAGGAGCCAGCCCGCACACAGGCCTGGAACTGGGGCAGGAAGGTCATGCGCCAGTCCCGCTCCAGCACCTGCAAACACCATGGCAGAGCGGGGTTAGCACCTGGAGTGTCCCCTGCCCTATTaacaccccctgccctgctgtgctcaccTTGGCATCGAAGCTTAGCCTGGAGACAGGGATGTTCTCAGGGCCTCCGTGCACgctgaagtgtttgcagccAGCGCTGGCCTTAACGTAACGGgggtgctggccctgcagcccctgcacaaAGCTGCGGGCCAGCTCCCCACTCAGGAACGGGTCCTCCCCATAGGTCTCCTGTCCGGGGCACAGGTGGGT from the Melospiza georgiana isolate bMelGeo1 chromosome 24, bMelGeo1.pri, whole genome shotgun sequence genome contains:
- the LOC131093163 gene encoding LOW QUALITY PROTEIN: uncharacterized protein LOC131093163 (The sequence of the model RefSeq protein was modified relative to this genomic sequence to represent the inferred CDS: inserted 2 bases in 2 codons; deleted 2 bases in 2 codons) — its product is MLRDTGGTERRELSPRQGRAERGSGLAVPLIQTSLHGVNLSNRPGGRPGPGKAPXLPDPSRSTALRPVRWAQDGPQRAPPRRAHXRGLGQPGPGRAVLCQSREPGQAMPCGSRGPSRAAPCKSREPSRAMPCKFGEPGRAVPCGALPAAALGLRVLVLSAALGAVAARAQPPPFPFWDPSLPWQRRLDDLLGRLSPAELVLQVARGGAMGNGPAPPIPRLGIAPYNWNTECLRGDGEAPGWATAFPQALGLAAAFSPELIYRVANATATEVRAKHNSFAAAGRYTDHTGLSCFSPVLNIMRHPLWGRNQETYGEDPFLSGELARSFVQGLQGQHPRYVKASAGCKHFSVHGGPENIPVSRLSFDAKVLERDWRMTFLPQFQACVRAGSYSFMCSYNRINGVPACANKKLLTDILRGEWGFDGYVVSDEGAVELIMLGHHYTHSFLETAVASVNAGCNLELSYGMRNNVFMRIPQALAMGNITLQMLRDRVWPLFYTRMRLGEFDPPAMNPYSSLDLSVVQSPEHRNLSLEAAVKSFVLLKNVRGTLPLRAQDLSSQHLAVVGPFADNPRVLFGDYAPVPEPQYIYTPRRGLEMLGANVSFAAGCSEPRCKQYSRAELLRVVGAADVVLVCLGTGVDVETEAKDRSDLSLPGHQLELLQDAVQAAAGRPLVLLLFNAGPLDVSWAQAHDGVGAILACFFPAQATGLAIARVLLGEAGASPAGRLPATWPAGMHQVPPMENYTMEGRTYRYYGQEAPLYPFGYGLSYTTFRYRDLVLSPPVLPVCANLSVSVVLENTGLRDGEEVVQLYLRWERSSVPVPRWQLVAFRRVAVLAGREVKLFFQVLAEQRAVWAQEWRLEPGTFTLFAGGQQPGQKTRAPSEVLSARFSVTGTARPLRTC